A section of the Rhizomicrobium sp. genome encodes:
- a CDS encoding O-antigen ligase family protein produces the protein MATEGLSAGLARSGLDTRLAEAGFVIVLLLIIVGLTPFDTRTAAAIAARDAASTQGDILRQIAFLGTFGMILYGALRKHGIAAFGAVPVLVALLLVWCFVTALWTDEPDVVARRAVLAAIFVLSMLLAVDTLGTERTVAIWRVTIACVILADIASCLVVHNAVHQPDDLEAGLAGAWRGLHSHKNMAGSVAASAVAMFFYFWLETRRRSDLLLCIASLFFLVMTRSKSSLGLLPVALAAGALYRIAARNMLDRSIAAVGVVLLVLAFGVVVALEWQVIARFLEDPQHFTGRAAIWSAETAFIRDHPLVGSGFGTFGNTGIRSPIYQYVGAGWVSQIGEGHSGYLEMLVTLGSIGFAIGMAGLIVQPFVQFWRPGRGSYLDALMLTLFVFDVLHNFMESDFVQVTSAQWGQMLMVIALLRVTAREAREKMA, from the coding sequence ATGGCGACTGAGGGACTATCGGCCGGCCTCGCCCGTTCCGGCCTCGACACGCGCCTCGCCGAGGCCGGCTTCGTCATCGTCCTGCTGCTGATCATCGTCGGCCTGACGCCGTTCGACACGCGCACGGCAGCGGCGATCGCGGCGCGCGACGCGGCCTCGACCCAGGGCGATATCCTGCGCCAGATCGCGTTCCTCGGCACCTTCGGGATGATCCTCTATGGCGCCCTGCGCAAGCACGGGATCGCCGCATTCGGCGCCGTTCCCGTCCTGGTCGCGCTGCTGCTTGTGTGGTGCTTCGTCACCGCATTGTGGACGGACGAGCCGGACGTCGTCGCGCGGCGCGCCGTTCTCGCGGCGATTTTCGTGCTCTCGATGCTGCTGGCGGTCGATACGCTCGGCACGGAGCGAACGGTGGCGATCTGGCGCGTCACCATCGCCTGCGTGATCCTGGCCGACATAGCGTCCTGTCTCGTCGTGCACAATGCGGTTCATCAGCCGGACGATCTCGAAGCGGGTCTCGCGGGCGCCTGGCGCGGCCTGCACAGCCACAAGAACATGGCGGGATCGGTGGCGGCGAGCGCGGTCGCGATGTTCTTCTATTTCTGGCTCGAGACGCGGCGTCGGTCGGACCTCCTGCTCTGCATCGCCTCGCTGTTCTTCCTGGTGATGACGCGGTCGAAATCCTCCCTCGGCCTGCTGCCGGTGGCGCTCGCCGCCGGGGCGCTCTACCGCATCGCCGCGCGCAACATGCTCGACCGCAGCATCGCCGCGGTCGGCGTGGTCCTGCTCGTGCTCGCCTTCGGCGTCGTGGTGGCGCTGGAATGGCAGGTGATCGCCAGATTCCTCGAAGATCCGCAGCACTTCACCGGCCGCGCGGCAATCTGGTCGGCCGAAACCGCTTTCATCCGCGACCACCCGCTGGTCGGCTCCGGCTTCGGAACCTTCGGCAATACCGGCATCCGCTCGCCGATCTATCAATATGTCGGCGCCGGCTGGGTATCGCAGATCGGGGAGGGCCATAGCGGATATCTGGAGATGCTGGTGACGCTGGGCAGCATCGGCTTCGCCATCGGGATGGCGGGCCTGATCGTGCAGCCCTTCGTGCAGTTCTGGCGCCCCGGCCGCGGCAGCTACCTGGACGCTTTGATGCTTACGCTCTTTGTTTTCGACGTGCTGCACAATTTCATGGAATCGGATTTCGTCCAGGTCACCTCGGCGCAATGGGGCCAGATGCTGATGGTGATCGCGCTTCTGCGGGTGACTGCGCGCGAGGCGAGGGAGAAGATGGCATGA